A portion of the Corynebacterium ammoniagenes DSM 20306 genome contains these proteins:
- a CDS encoding MFS transporter, producing the protein MTSTATGTGPTGISGRERRRVLAATTIGTAIEWYDYFLYAAVAGMVFNQVMFGPLEGGMASIIAFLTVGISFLFRPLGAFLAGHLGDRLGRRFVLMVTLFAMGGATTLIGVLPTYETLGYWAPLLLILLRVVQGISAGGEWGSAVLLAVEHAPNEKRGMFGAGPQIGVPLGLLLSSGVLSVMDLIAPGDAFMQWGWRVPFLLSIALVAVGYFVRMGVDESPVFEEMAERKEVETENPAKVLFKRFTPLVIVAALVFAGNGTVGYMTTGGYIQSYASNPDGPVGLDRGDVLNAVTVSAVTWMLFTLFAGYISDKIGRRTTYLIGFVLQAIAAAALFPLVNTGNLGLLYFALVALTVGLGLTYGQQSAMYAELFPASIRASGVSITYALGSILGGAFAPMIAAALVESTGTTTAVSIYLVSACIIGFICAFLLRERKGIPLSTDHEEEQATNHFIFSKS; encoded by the coding sequence ATGACCTCGACAGCAACAGGTACCGGCCCCACCGGCATCTCCGGCCGTGAACGCCGAAGAGTCCTTGCGGCTACCACCATCGGCACAGCCATTGAGTGGTACGACTATTTCCTCTATGCCGCGGTCGCCGGCATGGTCTTCAACCAAGTGATGTTTGGCCCGCTGGAAGGCGGCATGGCCAGCATTATTGCCTTCCTCACGGTTGGCATTTCCTTCCTTTTCCGCCCGCTTGGCGCGTTCCTCGCTGGCCACTTAGGTGACCGACTCGGACGCCGCTTTGTTCTCATGGTGACCTTGTTTGCCATGGGCGGCGCAACCACTTTGATCGGTGTGCTGCCAACTTATGAAACGCTCGGCTATTGGGCTCCGCTACTGCTGATTTTGCTGCGCGTTGTCCAGGGCATTTCGGCCGGCGGCGAGTGGGGCTCTGCAGTCCTGCTCGCGGTCGAGCACGCGCCGAATGAAAAGCGCGGCATGTTCGGTGCTGGCCCCCAAATTGGTGTACCACTTGGACTGCTTTTATCTTCTGGCGTTTTGTCCGTCATGGACTTGATTGCTCCTGGCGACGCTTTCATGCAGTGGGGCTGGCGCGTGCCATTCCTGCTGTCCATCGCTTTGGTCGCAGTCGGTTACTTCGTGCGCATGGGCGTCGATGAATCCCCAGTCTTCGAAGAGATGGCCGAGCGCAAGGAAGTCGAAACCGAAAACCCTGCGAAGGTACTGTTTAAGCGCTTCACCCCGCTGGTTATCGTCGCGGCATTAGTCTTCGCTGGCAACGGCACCGTGGGATACATGACCACCGGTGGCTACATCCAGTCTTATGCCTCCAACCCGGATGGCCCCGTGGGACTAGATCGCGGTGACGTGCTCAACGCCGTGACTGTCTCCGCTGTCACCTGGATGCTATTTACGCTGTTCGCCGGCTATATCTCTGACAAGATTGGCCGCCGCACCACCTATCTCATCGGCTTTGTTCTCCAGGCCATTGCTGCAGCTGCCCTATTCCCACTGGTCAACACCGGCAACCTGGGCTTGCTCTACTTTGCACTGGTCGCGCTCACCGTTGGCTTGGGCCTTACCTACGGCCAGCAGTCCGCGATGTACGCCGAGCTATTCCCGGCTTCCATTCGCGCCAGTGGCGTTTCTATTACCTACGCGCTGGGCTCCATCCTGGGCGGTGCTTTCGCTCCGATGATCGCCGCCGCACTCGTGGAATCCACGGGAACCACCACGGCCGTGTCCATCTACTTAGTCTCCGCCTGCATCATCGGCTTTATCTGTGCATTCCTCCTGCGTGAGCGTAAGGGAATTCCACTGTCTACCGACCACGAAGAGGAGCAGGCAACCAACCACTTCATCTTCAGCAAGAGCTAA
- a CDS encoding FAD-dependent monooxygenase — protein sequence MQFHHNGYVSEDPRVLPAEGYGVDRETELPDEMDVLIVGSGPAGMIAAAQLSMFPNVNTRIIERRPHRLELGQADGIQSRSVETFQAFGFATEITDEAYEIVEMSFWNKDPENPDNIVRGARPLDDEFGISEFPHLIVNQARVLDYFARFAQQGPARITPDFGWSFIGLEVEDEGEYPVAVTVEDTDGNQRVIHAKYVVGCDGAHSAVRKSIGRKMAGDKANHAWGVADVVVETDFPDWRTKAAIHSKAGSALHIPREGGYLSRMYIDLGEVPEDDNHNVRKTSVETVIKKANEIYAPYKIDVKEVAWHSVYEVGHRLVDAFHDVDDTPRVFLTGDACHTHSAKAGQGMNVSIQDGFNIAWKLGHVLDGRAPEELLCTYHGERQPAAQNLINFDREWSTLMATPVEELEDPEAVEKYYVDAEEFAAGMLTEYAPNLIVAENKHQDLATGFPVGKRFKSHVATRRADARTLHLGHEHFADGRYRIYVFADPTAPTPEDQSSPVVRWSDAVRETIAKYTPADADENALFDIKVIYQQHHHTYEHGDAPRIFRPLNGKYQITNWENVWNTAQDNDIYEARGISRDGAVVIVRPDQYVGAVLPLDKPELVDEYFANNLIAR from the coding sequence ATGCAGTTTCACCACAATGGCTATGTATCTGAAGATCCACGCGTATTGCCCGCCGAGGGCTACGGCGTAGACCGAGAAACAGAGCTTCCAGACGAGATGGATGTGCTCATTGTGGGCTCTGGTCCAGCGGGCATGATTGCCGCTGCACAGCTGTCGATGTTCCCGAATGTCAACACCCGCATCATTGAGCGCCGCCCACACCGTTTGGAACTGGGCCAAGCAGACGGAATCCAGTCCCGTTCCGTGGAGACGTTCCAGGCTTTTGGCTTCGCGACCGAGATCACCGATGAAGCCTATGAGATCGTCGAGATGTCTTTCTGGAACAAGGATCCAGAAAACCCAGACAACATCGTTCGCGGCGCCCGCCCGTTGGATGATGAATTCGGCATTTCTGAATTCCCACACTTGATTGTTAACCAGGCACGCGTTCTGGATTACTTCGCTCGCTTTGCCCAGCAGGGCCCGGCGCGCATTACTCCGGACTTCGGTTGGTCGTTCATTGGCCTCGAAGTAGAAGACGAGGGTGAATACCCAGTTGCCGTCACGGTCGAGGACACCGATGGCAACCAGCGCGTCATTCACGCCAAGTACGTTGTCGGTTGCGATGGTGCACACTCCGCAGTGCGTAAGTCCATCGGCCGCAAGATGGCCGGTGACAAGGCAAACCACGCATGGGGTGTTGCAGACGTCGTGGTAGAAACTGATTTCCCAGATTGGCGCACCAAGGCCGCTATCCACTCCAAGGCAGGCTCGGCGCTGCACATTCCGCGTGAGGGCGGCTACCTCTCCCGCATGTACATTGATCTGGGCGAGGTTCCAGAAGACGATAACCACAATGTGCGTAAGACTTCCGTGGAGACCGTGATCAAGAAGGCGAATGAGATCTACGCGCCTTATAAGATCGACGTCAAGGAAGTTGCTTGGCACTCGGTCTACGAAGTGGGCCACCGCCTCGTTGACGCTTTCCACGATGTTGATGACACCCCACGTGTCTTCCTAACTGGCGATGCCTGCCACACCCACTCGGCCAAGGCCGGCCAGGGCATGAACGTCTCCATTCAGGATGGTTTCAACATTGCGTGGAAGCTCGGCCACGTTCTCGATGGCCGTGCACCAGAAGAACTGCTGTGCACCTACCACGGTGAGCGTCAGCCAGCGGCGCAAAACCTCATTAACTTTGACCGCGAATGGTCCACCTTGATGGCAACCCCGGTTGAAGAACTCGAAGACCCAGAGGCAGTAGAGAAGTACTACGTCGACGCTGAGGAGTTCGCTGCCGGCATGCTCACCGAGTATGCACCGAACCTGATTGTGGCTGAAAACAAGCACCAGGACCTGGCAACCGGGTTCCCCGTCGGCAAGCGCTTCAAGTCGCATGTGGCAACCCGTCGCGCTGATGCCCGCACCTTGCACCTAGGGCACGAGCACTTTGCTGACGGTCGCTACCGCATCTACGTCTTCGCGGATCCCACCGCACCAACTCCGGAGGATCAAAGCTCGCCTGTCGTGCGTTGGTCTGATGCGGTTCGTGAGACCATCGCGAAGTACACCCCAGCGGATGCTGATGAGAATGCCCTGTTTGATATCAAGGTCATCTACCAGCAGCACCACCACACCTATGAGCACGGTGATGCCCCACGCATCTTCCGTCCGCTCAACGGTAAGTACCAGATCACCAACTGGGAAAATGTCTGGAATACCGCCCAGGACAACGATATCTACGAAGCTCGCGGCATCTCCCGCGATGGCGCCGTCGTTATCGTTCGCCCAGACCAGTACGTTGGTGCGGTCTTGCCGTTGGATAAGCCAGAGCTTGTCGATGAATACTTTGCCAACAACCTTATCGCCCGCTAA
- a CDS encoding YhgE/Pip domain-containing protein: MRQSWKIFTRDVKRLGRVPKAWIILIGILFVPALYSWFNVAAFWDPYGNTENIKVSVVNEDQGGDSDVIGHLDVGQQITEQLQNNDQLGWQIEDAATAEDRLRRGETYASIIIPEDFTSDLLAITEGTLTRPTLEYRVNEKSSAIAPQITDSGATGVDQAITSALKQEIASAAATTISDEGKSLEDAIINARDSTNTSFGETAANLRSARGGLDDFKARLSEAENSMTGAKDTVAQVDQALVEGQDALAQVQDLAATVQTEMTNFTDQTTSAFVDGTTAVAEGTANARASIADINATLQQTSGRLDSAGQQTGDAIQAGAAAIEQVQGLLNDSALSPELAAPLEETLQRLEAGNAASERLLDDVTGLNADAAATVDSVSAAADAIDAAAQDTTTATQALRDTVGDGIPALNSALSNLSSTAGAFAGSLEGQRATLGEANSLIDGVVSQLESTRSALDDFDLTLAGLEDGVDDVRTDILTLTATSNSEALQTVTGLDADDIGSFFASPVTINSEPVYEVNSYGSSMAGLFTNLSLWIGAFMLMVVFRVEVDTEGFKRVTVRQAYVGRFILMAIMVALQAIIVTSGNLIIGVQTVNPFAFIGTAILVGLAYLSIIYALASTLGLVGKFVAVLLVIMQIPGASGLYPIELMPGFFKAIYPFLPFSYGIDALRETIGGFYGTHYLQFMSMLAFMAIVAFFLGVFLRQRLGHFNVVFNREMAKSELFESENVQVVGDGYRLADIVRALEDREEFARGIQQEADRYTRRIHITAGIGVVGIVGLAIAAWVLPDSKALLLGMWTAWTLLLMGLVISFDYIRKSLKQSEEIAKLDDETLQKSMSAQAGGLHTIEATSSTNSADTAVIQEGEK; encoded by the coding sequence GTGCGCCAAAGTTGGAAGATTTTTACTCGAGACGTCAAACGCTTAGGGCGTGTGCCTAAAGCCTGGATCATCTTAATTGGCATTTTATTCGTTCCAGCGTTGTATTCCTGGTTCAATGTCGCTGCCTTCTGGGATCCGTATGGAAACACCGAAAATATTAAGGTCAGCGTGGTCAATGAGGATCAAGGCGGTGATTCAGATGTCATCGGACACCTCGACGTCGGCCAGCAAATTACTGAGCAGCTGCAAAACAATGATCAGCTGGGCTGGCAGATTGAAGATGCCGCCACCGCAGAAGACCGGCTCAGACGCGGTGAGACATACGCCAGCATCATTATCCCTGAGGACTTCACCTCGGATCTGCTCGCGATTACCGAAGGCACGTTAACTCGGCCGACATTGGAATACCGGGTGAATGAAAAATCCAGCGCGATTGCTCCGCAGATTACCGACTCCGGCGCCACGGGTGTTGATCAAGCTATTACCTCTGCTCTCAAACAAGAGATTGCCTCCGCAGCAGCGACCACTATTAGTGATGAAGGCAAGTCTTTAGAAGATGCCATCATCAACGCCCGCGATTCCACGAATACTTCCTTTGGCGAAACAGCAGCGAATCTTCGTTCCGCGCGTGGGGGATTGGATGATTTCAAGGCTCGTTTGAGCGAGGCCGAGAACTCCATGACTGGCGCTAAAGATACCGTCGCACAGGTAGACCAAGCACTTGTGGAAGGCCAGGACGCACTCGCACAGGTCCAGGACTTAGCAGCCACGGTGCAAACGGAAATGACCAACTTCACCGACCAGACCACCTCGGCCTTCGTCGATGGCACCACGGCGGTAGCAGAAGGCACCGCAAACGCACGCGCGTCCATCGCGGATATCAATGCCACCTTGCAGCAAACCAGCGGTCGCCTTGACTCCGCGGGCCAACAAACCGGTGATGCCATCCAGGCTGGCGCCGCCGCCATAGAACAGGTTCAAGGCTTGCTCAATGACAGTGCGCTCAGCCCTGAGTTAGCCGCTCCACTGGAAGAAACACTACAACGGTTGGAGGCAGGCAATGCCGCCAGCGAGCGCTTGCTTGATGATGTCACCGGGCTTAACGCCGATGCCGCCGCCACCGTCGACTCTGTCTCTGCAGCCGCAGATGCCATCGATGCCGCCGCGCAAGACACCACCACCGCAACCCAAGCTTTGCGCGATACCGTCGGTGATGGCATCCCAGCGCTCAACAGTGCCTTGAGCAACCTAAGCTCCACCGCTGGGGCTTTCGCGGGCTCGCTCGAAGGACAGCGCGCCACGCTAGGGGAGGCCAACTCGCTTATCGATGGCGTGGTCTCGCAACTAGAATCCACGCGCAGTGCACTCGATGACTTCGACCTCACCCTTGCGGGATTAGAAGACGGCGTCGATGACGTCCGCACGGATATCTTGACGCTTACCGCGACCTCCAACTCCGAAGCACTGCAGACTGTCACCGGCTTGGACGCGGATGATATCGGCTCCTTCTTTGCTTCGCCTGTCACCATTAACAGCGAGCCGGTCTATGAGGTCAATTCCTACGGCTCGTCGATGGCCGGACTCTTTACCAACCTCTCGTTGTGGATTGGTGCCTTCATGCTCATGGTCGTCTTCCGCGTGGAGGTTGATACCGAAGGCTTTAAACGCGTTACCGTTCGCCAAGCCTATGTTGGCCGCTTCATTTTGATGGCCATTATGGTGGCACTACAAGCAATTATTGTTACCAGCGGCAACCTGATTATCGGTGTCCAAACCGTTAATCCTTTCGCGTTCATCGGCACCGCCATCCTTGTCGGTTTGGCCTATCTGAGCATCATCTATGCCTTAGCCTCCACGTTAGGACTCGTGGGTAAATTCGTTGCCGTCCTCCTTGTCATCATGCAGATCCCCGGCGCCTCGGGGCTATATCCCATTGAGCTGATGCCGGGATTTTTCAAAGCGATTTATCCATTCTTGCCATTTTCCTATGGCATCGACGCCTTACGTGAGACCATCGGCGGTTTCTACGGCACCCATTACCTGCAATTTATGTCCATGCTCGCGTTCATGGCCATCGTGGCCTTTTTCTTGGGCGTCTTCCTGCGCCAACGCCTGGGGCATTTCAATGTGGTCTTTAACCGCGAAATGGCGAAAAGCGAGCTTTTCGAATCTGAAAACGTCCAGGTTGTTGGCGATGGTTACCGCTTAGCGGATATTGTCCGCGCCTTGGAAGACCGCGAAGAATTTGCGAGAGGCATTCAGCAAGAAGCTGATCGCTATACCCGCCGCATCCATATCACCGCGGGTATCGGTGTTGTCGGCATCGTCGGGCTTGCCATCGCCGCGTGGGTATTGCCTGATTCCAAGGCGCTGTTGCTCGGCATGTGGACCGCGTGGACTTTGTTGTTGATGGGTCTTGTTATTTCCTTCGACTACATCCGCAAGTCTCTGAAGCAATCGGAAGAAATCGCCAAACTCGACGACGAAACCTTGCAAAAATCCATGTCGGCTCAAGCAGGCGGCCTGCACACCATCGAGGCCACTAGCTCAACTAATAGCGCAGATACGGCAGTAATTCAGGAAGGGGAGAAGTAA
- a CDS encoding YhgE/Pip domain-containing protein: MRDALSVIKNDFLKVRRSVMASCLLLFLILIPLLFTWFNVLATWDPFGNTKDLKIAVASDDAGYTSDFFPIEVNAGEQVLSQLRANQQMDWVITDTDDALEGTRSGEYYASIILPESFSTDLLTFYANGSEPAEIALHTNEKKNALAPTIADKGAQGLSTSISETFTRTVGDVSLGLVSSLSDFLDQDDTQDALNRIEARTEGLQSQLRNGARTARTMGELAESTIPLVESAQRIIDAPLPELPEIADSGAADITASSDALDAALSATRESYAVVGDRIDDLYDSVSVSRETRSATLGTLADNVQLNIDAYKGLKETINADIRPGLPAEAARLTGQLDEAIAAQESVRDRLRAAADSDSPERPDFSSLDQAANAIEDVRNSGIRDQISELGQTLRGIGDTIDLPEGNIQLNTDSLSGASDALDGVAATLDENANSLNDLRNRLTTAGETGDLSELASIVGDDPDAFAQVLAAPVEVDRQAVYPVASFGAGMAPLYTTLALWVGGILASVALRTDVAARLITHRPRAHSDDDNFDDFDDADDTADAEEASESTAVAEDNDAEEIGPLAKYFGRYGTFALIGLAQSTLLTLGLIFFVKVEPAHPFLLVLAGWVASCIFMLLIYALTVALGNTGKALAVFLLVIQISSAGGSYPLQLLPGWFQSISPWLPATYAIDAFRGAIAGIYEADYWIALGTLLLFIMPALILGVVLRKPLAKYTSSLNEALAKTKMM; encoded by the coding sequence ATGCGTGACGCCCTTTCCGTTATTAAAAATGACTTCTTAAAAGTTCGCCGCAGCGTCATGGCATCCTGCCTGCTGCTCTTTCTCATTCTCATTCCACTGCTGTTTACGTGGTTTAACGTTTTGGCGACCTGGGATCCTTTTGGCAATACTAAAGACCTCAAGATTGCCGTTGCCAGCGATGATGCTGGTTATACCAGTGATTTCTTCCCCATCGAAGTCAACGCCGGGGAACAAGTTCTCTCCCAGCTGCGCGCTAACCAGCAAATGGATTGGGTCATCACCGATACCGATGACGCGTTAGAAGGAACCCGGTCAGGGGAGTACTACGCCTCGATTATCTTGCCGGAATCCTTTAGTACCGACCTGCTGACTTTCTACGCCAATGGTTCTGAGCCTGCAGAAATTGCGCTGCACACCAACGAAAAGAAAAATGCGCTGGCACCCACCATTGCGGACAAAGGTGCGCAGGGACTATCAACAAGCATCTCAGAGACATTTACTCGTACCGTCGGCGATGTTTCTTTGGGGCTTGTGTCATCCTTGTCCGATTTCCTTGATCAGGACGACACCCAAGATGCACTCAATCGCATCGAAGCACGCACTGAAGGCCTGCAATCACAATTACGCAATGGCGCACGTACTGCGCGCACGATGGGGGAGTTGGCGGAATCGACCATCCCATTGGTCGAAAGTGCCCAGCGCATTATCGATGCACCCCTCCCAGAGCTTCCTGAAATCGCAGATAGCGGCGCTGCCGATATCACCGCATCCTCTGATGCCTTAGATGCTGCGCTGTCTGCAACCCGGGAAAGCTACGCGGTAGTGGGAGACCGGATCGATGATCTCTATGACTCCGTCAGTGTTTCACGTGAAACGCGCTCGGCAACTCTGGGGACCCTCGCCGATAATGTGCAGCTCAATATCGACGCCTATAAGGGGCTTAAAGAAACCATCAATGCTGACATTCGACCGGGACTTCCGGCCGAAGCTGCAAGGCTTACGGGACAATTAGATGAAGCCATCGCCGCTCAAGAAAGCGTGCGTGATCGCCTGCGTGCGGCCGCTGACTCCGACAGCCCAGAACGCCCCGACTTCTCCTCCCTAGACCAAGCAGCCAATGCCATTGAGGATGTTCGAAACTCTGGAATCCGCGACCAAATCAGTGAGTTGGGCCAGACCTTGCGGGGCATCGGTGACACCATCGATCTCCCAGAAGGCAACATCCAGCTCAATACTGATTCTCTCTCTGGCGCGAGCGACGCTCTCGACGGCGTTGCCGCGACGTTGGATGAGAACGCGAATAGCCTCAATGACTTACGCAATCGTCTAACCACCGCGGGCGAAACCGGTGACCTTTCCGAGCTCGCCAGCATTGTCGGGGATGACCCAGATGCCTTCGCGCAGGTTTTAGCTGCACCCGTAGAGGTCGACCGCCAAGCTGTGTACCCCGTTGCAAGCTTTGGTGCTGGCATGGCACCGCTGTACACCACGCTCGCGCTGTGGGTTGGCGGCATTCTCGCATCCGTGGCGCTGCGCACCGATGTTGCTGCCCGTCTCATCACACATCGCCCCCGAGCACACAGCGACGATGATAATTTTGACGATTTTGACGACGCTGATGACACTGCCGACGCCGAGGAGGCATCGGAAAGCACTGCTGTTGCAGAGGATAACGACGCTGAAGAGATCGGCCCGCTGGCGAAGTACTTTGGCCGGTATGGCACCTTTGCGTTGATTGGCCTCGCGCAATCCACGCTGTTGACCCTGGGTCTGATTTTCTTCGTCAAGGTTGAACCGGCTCACCCATTCCTGCTGGTCCTTGCCGGCTGGGTCGCCTCGTGCATTTTCATGCTGTTGATCTACGCGCTCACCGTGGCTTTGGGAAATACCGGCAAGGCCTTGGCGGTATTCTTGCTCGTTATCCAGATCTCTAGTGCTGGTGGGTCTTATCCACTGCAGCTTCTCCCGGGCTGGTTCCAAAGCATTAGCCCCTGGTTGCCGGCGACCTACGCGATTGATGCTTTCCGCGGGGCAATTGCTGGCATCTATGAAGCGGACTACTGGATTGCGCTGGGAACGCTGTTGCTATTTATCATGCCCGCGCTGATTCTCGGTGTAGTGCTGCGTAAGCCGTTGGCGAAATACACCTCGAGCCTGAATGAAGCACTGGCGAAAACCAAGATGATGTAG
- a CDS encoding type 1 glutamine amidotransferase domain-containing protein: MAKLSNRKVAVIATNGFEDSELTSPVDAVKEAGADVTIISTEAQPITGKNGTEVQVDTTSAQAKADDFDALILPGGTGNADKIRMDEDAVKFVQDIFAAGKPTGVICHGGWILTDADVVKGRTLTSFPSIKTDLKNAGATWVDEEVHTDNGLVSSRTPDDLPAFNAKIIEEFGEGKH, translated from the coding sequence ATGGCAAAACTAAGCAACCGAAAAGTAGCAGTTATCGCAACCAATGGCTTCGAGGATTCGGAGCTCACCAGCCCAGTAGACGCAGTGAAGGAAGCTGGCGCTGACGTTACTATTATCTCCACCGAAGCCCAGCCTATTACCGGCAAGAATGGCACCGAGGTGCAGGTAGATACCACCTCAGCGCAGGCTAAGGCAGATGATTTCGATGCCTTGATTCTTCCCGGCGGCACGGGCAATGCCGATAAGATCCGCATGGATGAGGATGCAGTGAAGTTCGTCCAAGATATCTTCGCCGCGGGCAAGCCCACCGGTGTTATCTGCCACGGCGGCTGGATCCTCACCGACGCTGATGTGGTCAAGGGCCGTACACTCACCTCGTTCCCCAGCATTAAGACCGACCTGAAAAACGCCGGCGCTACCTGGGTTGATGAGGAAGTCCACACGGATAATGGGCTCGTTTCTTCCCGCACTCCTGATGATCTCCCAGCATTTAATGCCAAGATCATCGAAGAGTTTGGAGAAGGCAAGCACTAA
- a CDS encoding NADPH-dependent FMN reductase: MRVVVISGSNVGTKTRTVSDYLKQAFAAYDSTIDVQIIDLAEVEMVFADGRSYTEYSGDTGRIAREIMESDALVIGTPIFQASIPAALKNVFDVLPTNAFRDKVVGMFATAGSAKHYLVLGQQLQPIVSYMKAQVVQPYVFVEGADLLRGEIVNHDVLQRLDRLVEDTVVLTQTYQKIREEKDAAYGF; this comes from the coding sequence ATGCGTGTCGTAGTGATTTCAGGGTCTAATGTCGGCACTAAAACCAGGACGGTCTCGGATTACCTCAAGCAAGCCTTTGCCGCTTATGATTCCACCATTGACGTGCAGATTATCGATCTGGCGGAAGTGGAGATGGTCTTTGCTGATGGCCGCAGCTATACCGAATATAGCGGTGATACTGGCCGTATCGCACGTGAGATCATGGAGTCTGATGCCCTGGTTATTGGCACGCCCATCTTCCAGGCGTCCATCCCCGCGGCATTGAAAAATGTCTTTGATGTGCTGCCGACGAATGCTTTTCGCGACAAGGTAGTCGGGATGTTTGCCACCGCGGGCTCCGCAAAGCACTACCTGGTGCTCGGGCAGCAATTGCAGCCCATCGTGTCTTATATGAAGGCCCAGGTTGTGCAGCCATATGTCTTTGTCGAAGGCGCCGATCTCTTGCGTGGAGAAATAGTAAACCACGATGTCCTCCAGCGACTAGATCGCTTAGTGGAAGACACCGTGGTGTTAACCCAGACCTATCAGAAGATCCGGGAAGAAAAAGACGCGGCGTACGGCTTTTAG
- a CDS encoding LLM class flavin-dependent oxidoreductase: MADSLNQMQEFGFDNSKGLEIGIYTLGDHLPNPNDGSRVSAKERVQEFIRYAQAAEQAGLDYFGLGESHQEYFASQAHAVILGAIAQATSTMRIGSSSTIISTSDPVRVYENFSTLDLISDGRIELVAGRASRVGLFELLGYDLRDYEELYEEKLELLLQINREESVTWSGQFRAPLNDAEVIPRPTEDRLRIWRAVGGAPGSAVQAGLAGVPMVMAHLGGTTSIFSRTVDAYRQAAEHAGYDAATLPIATAGFFHVAETSQKALQNTYRHINEGMMRINGQGMPKQLFAQNVDPASIANMGSAQEVIEKLLHQYEVFGHQRYIGQIDFGGMPFAEVMKQIDVLGEEILPAIRKYTGEPAPAQQSQESDGQEENN, from the coding sequence GTGGCGGACTCTTTAAACCAGATGCAGGAATTCGGCTTTGATAATTCGAAAGGCCTAGAAATTGGAATTTATACCCTGGGCGATCATCTCCCCAATCCTAACGATGGCTCGCGGGTTAGTGCGAAGGAGCGGGTCCAGGAATTCATTCGCTACGCGCAGGCTGCCGAGCAGGCCGGGTTGGATTATTTCGGGCTCGGTGAATCCCACCAAGAATACTTTGCGTCCCAAGCACACGCGGTCATTTTAGGTGCCATCGCGCAGGCCACCTCCACCATGCGCATTGGTAGTTCTTCTACGATTATTAGTACGTCTGATCCGGTGCGGGTGTATGAGAATTTCTCCACCTTGGATCTCATTTCCGATGGCCGGATTGAACTGGTCGCCGGCCGGGCATCACGCGTGGGACTTTTCGAGTTGCTGGGTTATGACCTGCGTGATTATGAAGAGCTCTACGAGGAAAAGCTGGAACTGCTCTTGCAGATCAACCGGGAAGAGTCCGTGACGTGGTCGGGGCAGTTCCGCGCACCGCTTAACGATGCCGAGGTGATTCCTCGTCCCACCGAAGACCGTCTGCGCATCTGGCGCGCTGTGGGTGGCGCCCCAGGAAGTGCGGTTCAGGCAGGTCTTGCCGGTGTCCCGATGGTCATGGCGCATCTTGGAGGCACCACGTCTATCTTTAGCCGCACGGTTGATGCCTACCGCCAGGCAGCCGAGCATGCTGGTTATGATGCTGCAACGCTGCCGATTGCCACCGCGGGCTTTTTCCACGTTGCGGAGACCTCGCAGAAGGCACTGCAAAATACTTACCGGCATATCAATGAAGGCATGATGCGCATCAATGGCCAAGGCATGCCCAAGCAGCTCTTTGCCCAAAACGTCGATCCCGCAAGTATTGCGAATATGGGAAGTGCGCAGGAGGTCATCGAAAAGCTCTTGCATCAGTATGAGGTCTTCGGCCACCAGCGATACATCGGGCAAATTGATTTCGGCGGGATGCCATTTGCAGAGGTGATGAAGCAGATCGACGTCCTGGGAGAGGAAATTCTTCCGGCAATTCGCAAGTACACGGGCGAACCTGCGCCAGCACAACAATCGCAGGAATCTGACGGACAGGAGGAGAACAATTAA